A portion of the Betta splendens chromosome 2, fBetSpl5.4, whole genome shotgun sequence genome contains these proteins:
- the LOC114842990 gene encoding NLR family CARD domain-containing protein 3-like produces the protein MNQCEDKDDGASPSKIRKTDMKAQRYQQRQPGTKLESGHNQVSFMSQVSKDYVFNFQDQPVSEPLEDKEVLDKDEEQRTMLADCLQSRALAAVCQHQLKSQLKQKFQCILEGIARAANPVPLNQIYTELYITEGETGEVNNEHEVRQIETASRKQYRAETSIRPEDIFKGSAGRDGATRTVMTKGVAGIGKTVLTQKFTLDWAEDKANQDIYFIFPFTFRELNVLKEQKFSLVELVHHFFTETKAAGICSFDQFQVVFILDGLDECRLPLDFNKTKTLTDVTESTSVDVLLTNLIRGNLLPSAHLWITTRPAAANQIPPGCVAMVTEVRGFTDPQKDEYFRKRFTDEQQATTIISHIKTSRSLHIMCHIPVFCWITATVLEDVLKSREGGELPKTLTEMYIHFLVVQTKVKNIKYDGGAETDPLWSPESRKMIESLGKLAFEQLQKGNLIFYESDLTECGIDITAASVYSGVFTQIFIEQKGLYRDKVFCFIHLSVQEFLAALHVHLTFKSGVNLLSQQQLTSQMSTRQDKSAETKFYHDAVDKALQSPNGHLDLFLRFLLGLSLQTNSTLITGLFKCTRTDVKTNRGTAQYIKEKISESPSAEKSINLFHCLNELNDCFLVEEIQQYLESESLSTNKLSPAQWSALVFVLVSSGKDLDVFEPAKYSSSFSDKDLLFVMGVVKVSKTVLLSECNLSERSCKALSSVLSSQSSSLIELDLSNNNLQDSGVELLCDGLKSPLCQLETLRLSLCNLSERSCEALSSVLSSQSSSLRELDLSNNDLQDSGVELLCDGLKSPHCQLQTLRLSALSSNPFHLKELDLSYNHPGDLGEKLLFAGLKDPHWRLDTLRHEENTSNNKQYKTNTAS, from the exons GGAGGATAAGGAGGTGTTGGAtaaggatgaagagcagaggacgatgttggctgactgtctgcagagca GAGCTCTTGCTGCAGTTTGCCagcatcaacttaaatctcagctgaagcagaagttccagtgcaTCTTGGAAGGCATCGCAAGAGCAGCAAACCCAGTCCCTCtaaaccagatctacacagagctctacatcacagagggagagactggagaggtcaacaatgaacacgaggtcagacagattgaaacagcctccaggaaacaatacagagcagaaacatccatcagaccagaagacatctttaaaggctcagctggaagagacgGAGCCACCAGAACAGttatgacaaagggagtggctggaattgggaaaacagtcctaacacagaagttcactctggactgggctgaagacaaagccaaccaggacatatacttcatatttccatttaccttcagagagctgaatgtgctgaaagagcaaaagttcagcttggtggaacttgttcatcacttcttcactgaaaccaaagcagcaggaatctgcagctttgaccagttccaggttgttttcatcttggacggtctggatgagtgtcgacttcctctggacttcaacaagactaaaaccctgactgatgtcacagagtccacctcagtggatgtgctgctgacaaacctgatcagggggaacctgcttccctctgctcacctctggatcaccacacgacctgcagcagccaatcagatccctcctggttgtgttgccatggtgacagaggtcagagggttcactgacccacagaaggacgagtacttcaggaagaggttcacagatgagcagcaggccacaacaatcatctcccacatcaagacgtcacgaagcctccacatcatgtgccacatcccagtcttctgctggatcactgctacggttctggaggatgtgttgaaaagcagagagggaggagagctgcccaagaccctgactgagatgtacatccacttcctggtggttcagaccaaagtgaagaacatcaagtatgatggaggagctgagacagatccactctggagtccagagagcaggaagatgattgagtctctgggaaaactggcttttgagcagctgcagaaaggaaacctgatcttctatgagtcagacctgacagagtgtggcatcgatatcacagcagcctcagtttactcaggagtgttcacacagatctttatagAGCAGAAAGGGCTGTATcgggacaaggtgttctgcttcatccatctgagtgttcaggagtttctggctgctcttcatgtccatctaaCCTTCAAGtctggagtcaacctgctgtcacaaCAACAGTTAACATCCCAGATGTCAACAAGACAGGACAAATCTGCAGAGACCAAGTTCTACCATGATGCAGTGGACAAGGCCCtacagagtccaaatggacacctggacctgttccttCGCTTCCTCCTGGGTCTTTCACTGCAGACTAATTCGACTTTGATTACAGGCCTTTTTAAATGTACAAGAACTGATGTAAAGACCAACCGGGGAACAGCtcagtacatcaaggagaagatCTCAGAGTCTccctctgcagagaaaagcatcaacctgttccactgtctgaatgaactgaatgattgttttCTAGTGGAGGAGATCCAACAGTACCTGGAGTCAGAAAGTCTTTCCACtaataaactgtctcctgctcagtgGTCAGCTTTGGTCTTCGTGTTGGTGTCATCAGGAAAAGATCTGGATGTGTTTGAACCAGCTAAATACTCTTCAAGCTTTTCAGATAAGGATCTTCTCTTTGTGATGGGAGTGGTCAAAGTCTCCAAAACAGTTCT ACTGAGTGagtgtaacctgtcagagagaagctgtaaagctctgtcctcagttctcagctctcagtcctctagtctgattgaactggacctgagtaacaacaacctgcaggattcaggagtggagctactgtgtgatggactgaagagtcctctaTGTCAACTGGAGACGCTCAG ACTCAGTTtgtgtaacctgtcagagagaagctgtgaagctctgtcctcagttctcagctctcagtcctctagtctgagagaactggacctgagtaacaacgacctgcaggattcaggagtggagctactgtgtgatggactgaagagtcctcactgtcaactgCAGACTCTCAG GCTGTCCG ctctgagctccaacccctttCATCTgaaagaactggacctgagctacaatcatccaggagattTAGGAGAGAAGCTGTTGTTTGCTGGACtgaaggatccacactggagactggacactctcaggcaTGAAGAGAACACTAGTAACAACAAACAGTATAAGACTAACACAGCCAGCTAG